One Streptomyces sp. V4I8 genomic window carries:
- a CDS encoding SDR family NAD(P)-dependent oxidoreductase — MDDVLDLVRTCMAEVLEEDAADIEPHRTFQELGLDSLAAVELRDRLDLATGLRLPSTLVFDYPTPESLAGYLRSHTEHLGQAHREVPDNSSDDDPIVIVGMGCRFPGGVRSPEDLWDLVSSGGEAISGLPTDRGWDLEELFDPDPDRPGTLYVRGGGFLDRVDEFDAEFFGISPREALAMDPQQRLLLEVSWEAVERAGIAPSSLKGSDTGVFTGLASFDYPLIVHDVPEIEHHYTTGTQASVASGRVAYALGLEGPTMTVDTACSSSLVAVHLAVQALRAGECTLALAGGATVLSGPSVYLGFCRQRGLSADGRCRAFAEGADGFGPAEGAGVLVLERLSDARRLGHEVWGVVRGSAVNQDGASNGLTAPNGPSQRRVISRALAVAGLGAADVDVVEAHGTGTALGDPIEAQALLATYGQRGAGVPPVLLGSVKSNIGHAQAAAGVAGVIKSVLAMRHGLVPATLHVDRPTSHVDWESGAVRLATEAVRWPEREGPRRAAVSAFGMSGTNAHMILEQAPVTEEAGSAGQIPVAEAEASGDLVPLLVSGRSAEALRAQADALAGYVAARPGADLRAVGAALVRGRAVFEHRAVVLGRGHAQALAGLRDVATGAETAGAVTGVALRTPKPVFVFPGQGSQWAGMGRALLAGSPVFAQWIARCEEAFDPFVDWSLVRVLRGEVALERVDVVQPALFAVLTGIARLWEHHGVAPAAVVGHSQGEIAAACVAGALSLDDAARVVVLRSQALAALAGSGGMAMVMSSRAGAQELIGRWPERLWVAAVNGPSSTVVSGDAAAIEEFLRHTDATGVWARRVPVDYASHSPHIEQVRERLLKALEGITPRAAQVPLYSTLTGGPVDTAGLDADHWYRNLRHTVEFDTAVRVLLEDGHRMFIEMSPHPVLTTALEQTVEAGGRPAAVLESLRRDQAGPDDFTASLVRAHAQGAPIDWDTLLPTASAPVLPDLPTYAFQRRRYWPAAVAGRGRDRDTVVEHAETGGVLLTSRFGPDTHSWPADHAVAGTPVLPGTALLDLALRAGAAAGCPRVTELALETPLVVPHRGAVQVQVWVGAADGQGHRPVTVHSRLDDAPPGTRWTRHAQGELSADAAPSASRLPDTAWPPAGAEPVDIKDFYADAARHGYDYGPAFQGLRALWRKGDELFAEAALPQDAGRDVRRYAVHPALLDAALHPLALDADGIRLPFSWQGVHARAVDATALRVRITPAGPHAVSVLATDTDGRPVVSAQSLTLRPVTSEQLAAVRTAHQDALLRVDWRPAPPAGPGPARQHLAVLGADPSYSGVERHQDMAALRHALDAGAAVPDVVLAPFHPAPQDPADRRTAAEVTYGALTLIQSWLADERLASSRLVLVTRGAVATRSDEGVPGLSQAPLWGLVRSAQAEHPDRFVLLDLDRPDASAAASAVTRNPAEPQLAVRGGGLLVPRLARAVTARPPRTGHLDPDGTVLITGGLGTLGGLLARRLVQRHGARHLLLVGRQGADTPGAAQLLTELTSLGARVTAAACDVGEREALRALLATVDPDRPLTAVVHAAGLLDDGVIGSLDPDRVDRVFRPKADAALHLHELTRGQDLTMFVLFSSVAGLLGSAGQANYAAANSYLDALALHRRAQGLPATALAWGHWEEASGMTAHMDRADLARLSAAGMASLPSEAALALFDTAAGSAEALLMAARVRTSALRAPVPPLFQELAGIPADRPGHPGEDPAALRDRLAELPRPEREGTLLELVRAQIAAVLGHASAKSVPADRTLHDLGVDSLTALQLRNGIGRAVAERLPATVVFDHPTALALARFLAARLCGDEPDDDSAVPEAAETATTAGMTEEAVASATDEELFALLEAELGLGDERSPDGR, encoded by the coding sequence GTGGACGATGTGCTCGATTTGGTTCGCACCTGCATGGCTGAGGTGCTGGAAGAGGACGCCGCGGATATCGAGCCCCACCGCACCTTCCAGGAGCTGGGTCTCGACTCCCTTGCCGCAGTCGAACTGCGCGACCGGCTCGACCTGGCAACGGGCCTCAGGCTTCCCTCCACCCTGGTTTTCGACTACCCGACTCCGGAATCCCTGGCGGGCTATCTGCGCAGTCACACGGAACACCTGGGGCAGGCGCACCGGGAGGTGCCGGACAATTCATCCGACGACGACCCGATCGTGATCGTCGGAATGGGATGCCGTTTCCCCGGAGGTGTCCGGTCGCCGGAGGACCTGTGGGATCTGGTGTCCTCAGGAGGCGAGGCGATATCGGGGCTGCCGACGGACCGGGGGTGGGATCTGGAGGAGCTTTTCGACCCGGATCCGGATCGGCCTGGCACGTTGTATGTGCGCGGCGGGGGATTTCTGGACCGGGTCGACGAGTTCGACGCGGAGTTCTTCGGGATTTCGCCGCGCGAGGCGCTCGCCATGGACCCGCAGCAGCGGCTGCTGCTGGAGGTCTCGTGGGAGGCGGTGGAGCGGGCCGGGATCGCCCCTTCGTCGCTGAAGGGCTCGGACACCGGAGTCTTCACCGGCCTGGCGTCGTTCGACTACCCGCTGATCGTTCACGACGTTCCGGAGATCGAGCACCACTACACCACCGGCACCCAGGCCAGTGTGGCCTCGGGCCGGGTGGCCTACGCGCTGGGTCTCGAAGGTCCGACGATGACGGTGGACACGGCGTGTTCGTCGTCGCTGGTGGCGGTCCATCTCGCGGTCCAGGCCCTGCGGGCCGGGGAGTGCACCCTGGCCCTGGCCGGCGGGGCGACCGTGCTTTCGGGACCCAGCGTGTACCTCGGGTTCTGCCGGCAACGCGGGCTCTCGGCCGACGGCCGCTGCCGGGCGTTCGCCGAGGGAGCGGACGGCTTCGGGCCGGCCGAGGGCGCGGGTGTGCTGGTGCTGGAGCGGTTGTCGGACGCCCGGCGGCTGGGGCACGAGGTGTGGGGGGTGGTGCGGGGCTCGGCGGTGAACCAGGACGGGGCGTCGAACGGTCTCACGGCACCGAACGGGCCCTCGCAGCGACGGGTGATCTCCCGTGCGCTGGCGGTGGCGGGGCTGGGCGCCGCGGACGTCGACGTGGTGGAGGCGCACGGTACCGGCACCGCGCTGGGGGACCCCATCGAGGCGCAGGCCCTGTTGGCCACGTACGGGCAGCGCGGGGCGGGTGTGCCGCCGGTGCTGCTGGGGTCGGTGAAGTCGAACATCGGGCATGCCCAGGCAGCGGCGGGCGTGGCGGGTGTGATCAAGAGTGTGCTGGCGATGCGGCACGGGCTGGTACCGGCGACGCTCCACGTGGACCGTCCGACCTCGCATGTGGACTGGGAGTCGGGGGCGGTACGGCTGGCGACCGAGGCCGTGCGGTGGCCGGAGCGGGAAGGACCGCGCCGGGCCGCGGTGTCGGCGTTCGGGATGAGCGGGACCAACGCGCACATGATCCTGGAGCAGGCGCCCGTCACCGAGGAAGCCGGTTCTGCCGGGCAGATACCCGTCGCCGAGGCGGAGGCGTCCGGGGACCTCGTGCCGCTGCTGGTGTCGGGGCGCAGCGCGGAGGCGTTGCGTGCGCAGGCGGATGCGCTGGCCGGTTATGTGGCGGCTCGTCCGGGCGCGGACCTGCGGGCGGTGGGCGCTGCCCTGGTGCGGGGACGCGCGGTCTTCGAGCACCGGGCCGTGGTGCTGGGGCGCGGGCACGCGCAGGCGCTGGCGGGACTGCGGGACGTGGCGACCGGTGCGGAGACGGCCGGTGCCGTGACCGGGGTGGCCCTCCGGACACCGAAGCCGGTGTTCGTCTTTCCCGGCCAGGGGTCGCAGTGGGCGGGCATGGGGCGGGCGTTGCTGGCGGGTTCGCCGGTGTTCGCGCAGTGGATCGCCCGGTGCGAGGAGGCGTTCGACCCGTTCGTGGACTGGTCGCTCGTGCGGGTGCTGCGGGGCGAGGTGGCCCTGGAGCGGGTGGATGTGGTCCAGCCGGCGCTGTTCGCGGTGCTGACCGGTATCGCCCGGCTGTGGGAGCACCACGGGGTGGCTCCGGCGGCGGTGGTGGGACATTCGCAGGGGGAGATCGCGGCCGCCTGCGTGGCGGGGGCGCTGAGCCTCGACGACGCGGCGCGGGTCGTGGTGCTGCGCAGCCAGGCCCTGGCCGCGCTCGCCGGGTCGGGGGGCATGGCGATGGTGATGTCGTCCCGGGCCGGGGCGCAGGAGCTGATCGGCCGGTGGCCGGAAAGACTGTGGGTGGCGGCCGTCAACGGGCCGTCGTCGACCGTGGTCTCCGGCGACGCGGCCGCGATCGAGGAGTTCCTCCGGCACACGGACGCGACGGGCGTGTGGGCCCGCCGGGTCCCGGTGGACTACGCCTCCCACTCGCCGCACATCGAGCAGGTGCGGGAACGGTTGCTCAAGGCGCTGGAGGGCATCACCCCGCGGGCCGCCCAGGTCCCCCTCTACTCCACCCTCACCGGCGGGCCGGTCGACACGGCCGGGCTGGACGCCGACCACTGGTACCGGAATCTGCGGCACACGGTCGAGTTCGACACAGCCGTGCGGGTGCTGCTGGAGGACGGGCACCGGATGTTCATCGAGATGAGCCCGCATCCGGTGCTGACCACCGCGCTGGAGCAGACGGTCGAGGCCGGTGGGCGGCCGGCCGCCGTGCTGGAGTCGCTGCGGCGTGACCAGGCGGGCCCCGACGACTTCACCGCCTCGCTCGTGCGGGCCCATGCCCAGGGGGCGCCGATCGACTGGGACACCCTGTTGCCCACCGCTTCGGCCCCTGTACTGCCGGATCTGCCGACCTACGCCTTCCAGCGCAGGCGTTACTGGCCCGCCGCCGTGGCGGGCCGGGGCCGGGACCGGGACACGGTGGTGGAGCACGCGGAGACCGGCGGCGTGCTGCTGACGAGCCGGTTCGGCCCCGACACGCATTCCTGGCCGGCCGACCACGCGGTGGCCGGGACGCCGGTCCTTCCGGGTACGGCCCTGCTGGACCTGGCGCTGCGGGCCGGCGCGGCGGCGGGGTGCCCCCGGGTGACGGAACTGGCGCTGGAGACCCCGCTGGTGGTGCCCCACCGCGGTGCCGTGCAGGTACAGGTCTGGGTGGGCGCGGCCGACGGGCAGGGGCACCGGCCGGTGACCGTTCACTCCCGCCTCGACGACGCGCCGCCGGGCACGCGCTGGACCCGCCATGCCCAGGGTGAACTCAGCGCCGACGCCGCGCCTTCGGCCTCCCGGCTCCCGGACACCGCCTGGCCGCCCGCCGGTGCCGAGCCGGTGGACATCAAGGACTTCTACGCCGATGCCGCCCGGCACGGCTATGACTACGGCCCGGCCTTCCAGGGCCTGCGCGCTCTGTGGCGCAAGGGCGACGAACTCTTCGCCGAGGCGGCCCTGCCGCAGGACGCCGGACGGGACGTACGGCGGTACGCGGTGCACCCCGCGCTCCTGGACGCGGCACTGCACCCCCTGGCACTGGACGCCGACGGCATACGGCTGCCGTTCTCCTGGCAGGGCGTGCACGCTCGGGCGGTCGACGCGACGGCACTGCGCGTCCGGATCACACCGGCCGGCCCCCACGCGGTGTCGGTTCTGGCGACGGACACCGACGGCAGGCCGGTGGTCTCGGCGCAGTCCCTGACGCTTCGCCCCGTCACATCCGAGCAGCTCGCGGCCGTTCGCACGGCCCACCAGGACGCGCTGCTGCGCGTCGACTGGCGGCCCGCACCCCCGGCCGGCCCCGGCCCGGCCCGGCAGCACCTGGCCGTCCTCGGCGCCGACCCCTCGTACAGCGGTGTCGAGCGGCACCAGGACATGGCCGCACTGCGGCACGCCCTGGATGCCGGAGCGGCCGTCCCGGACGTCGTTCTCGCGCCGTTCCACCCGGCCCCGCAGGACCCGGCAGACCGGCGGACCGCGGCCGAGGTGACGTACGGCGCGCTGACGCTCATTCAGTCCTGGCTGGCCGACGAGCGGTTGGCGTCCTCCCGGCTGGTGCTCGTCACCCGTGGCGCGGTGGCCACGCGTTCCGACGAGGGCGTTCCCGGTCTGTCCCAGGCCCCGCTCTGGGGCCTGGTCCGCTCGGCCCAGGCCGAGCACCCCGACCGCTTCGTCCTGCTGGACCTGGACCGGCCGGACGCCTCCGCGGCGGCCTCGGCGGTGACTCGGAACCCCGCCGAGCCGCAACTGGCGGTACGCGGGGGCGGCCTCCTCGTGCCTCGGCTGGCACGGGCGGTCACGGCTCGCCCGCCCCGCACCGGGCACCTGGATCCGGACGGCACCGTGCTGATCACGGGTGGCCTCGGAACGCTGGGCGGTCTGCTGGCCAGGCGCCTGGTCCAGCGCCACGGCGCACGCCATCTGCTGCTGGTCGGCCGCCAGGGCGCGGACACACCCGGTGCCGCACAACTTCTGACCGAGCTGACCTCGCTGGGGGCCCGGGTGACCGCGGCCGCCTGCGACGTCGGCGAACGGGAGGCGCTGCGCGCGCTCCTGGCGACGGTGGATCCGGACCGTCCGCTGACCGCGGTGGTGCACGCCGCGGGGCTGTTGGACGACGGTGTCATCGGTTCGCTGGACCCGGACCGCGTCGACCGGGTCTTCCGGCCCAAGGCCGACGCCGCGCTGCACCTCCATGAGCTGACCCGAGGACAGGACCTGACGATGTTCGTGCTGTTCTCCTCCGTCGCGGGCCTCCTGGGCAGCGCCGGACAGGCCAACTACGCCGCGGCGAACAGCTACCTGGACGCTCTGGCCCTCCACCGCCGCGCCCAGGGGCTGCCGGCCACCGCTCTCGCGTGGGGACACTGGGAAGAGGCCAGCGGTATGACCGCCCACATGGACCGGGCGGACCTGGCCCGGCTCTCCGCGGCGGGCATGGCATCCCTGCCGTCCGAGGCGGCGCTCGCACTGTTCGACACCGCTGCCGGCTCGGCCGAGGCGCTGTTGATGGCGGCCCGGGTCCGGACCTCCGCGCTGCGGGCCCCCGTCCCGCCGCTGTTCCAGGAACTCGCAGGGATCCCCGCCGACCGGCCCGGCCACCCGGGTGAGGACCCCGCCGCGCTCCGCGACCGGCTCGCCGAACTGCCCCGGCCGGAGCGGGAGGGCACCCTGCTGGAGCTGGTGCGCGCGCAGATCGCCGCCGTACTGGGGCACGCGTCCGCCAAGTCCGTGCCGGCCGACCGCACCCTCCACGACCTGGGCGTCGACTCACTGACGGCCCTTCAGCTGCGCAACGGCATCGGCCGCGCCGTCGCGGAACGGCTGCCGGCCACGGTGGTCTTCGACCATCCCACGGCGCTCGCCCTCGCCCGCTTCCTCGCCGCCCGGCTCTGCGGCGACGAGCCCGACGACGACAGTGCCGTCCCCGAAGCGGCGGAGACCGCCACGACGGCCGGCATGACCGAGGAGGCGGTGGCCTCGGCCACGGACGAGGAACTGTTCGCCCTACTGGAAGCCGAGTTGGGGCTCGGCGATGAGAGGTCCCCCGATGGCCGATGA
- a CDS encoding TauD/TfdA dioxygenase family protein has product MIISKQPDAKFGVTVEGFDYATAPDADIEKLKNAVYTEKIVVLKGQKLSPKEFVALGRRLGRIETYYEPMYQHPEESEIFVSSNVSTGDQQVGVPKTGKFWHADYQFMPQPFGLTLIYPQVIPKENRGTYFIDMGQACARLPEDLRAVLAGTRSHQSVQRYFKIRPSDVYRPLGELVEEVAQKTPVIAHPTVFRHPFTDEEVLYNSEGFTVAIEDAEGTVLDDEVLQRVFRETGQLDETFQHELIHLQSYEEGDLLVWDNRSLIHRALHTTTPEPTVSFRVTVHDERPFHATVPAPAA; this is encoded by the coding sequence GTGATCATCTCGAAGCAGCCCGATGCGAAATTCGGCGTGACCGTCGAGGGCTTCGATTACGCGACCGCACCGGACGCCGACATCGAAAAACTCAAGAACGCGGTGTACACGGAAAAGATCGTCGTATTGAAGGGGCAGAAACTCTCCCCCAAGGAATTCGTGGCACTCGGCCGCCGACTCGGCCGGATCGAGACGTACTACGAGCCCATGTACCAGCACCCGGAGGAGTCGGAGATCTTCGTCTCCTCCAACGTGAGCACCGGCGACCAGCAGGTCGGCGTACCCAAGACCGGCAAGTTCTGGCACGCCGACTACCAGTTCATGCCGCAGCCGTTCGGCCTCACGCTGATCTATCCGCAGGTCATCCCGAAGGAGAACCGCGGCACCTACTTCATCGACATGGGCCAGGCCTGCGCCCGGCTGCCCGAGGACCTGCGGGCCGTGCTCGCCGGCACCCGCTCCCACCAGTCCGTCCAGCGCTACTTCAAGATCCGCCCCTCGGACGTGTACCGGCCGCTGGGCGAGCTGGTCGAGGAGGTCGCCCAGAAGACCCCCGTGATCGCCCACCCGACGGTGTTCCGGCACCCCTTCACCGACGAGGAGGTGCTCTACAACAGCGAGGGCTTCACTGTCGCGATCGAGGACGCCGAGGGCACCGTCCTCGACGACGAGGTGCTCCAACGTGTGTTCCGGGAGACCGGCCAGCTCGACGAGACCTTCCAGCACGAGCTCATCCACCTCCAGTCGTACGAGGAGGGGGACCTGCTGGTCTGGGACAACCGCAGCCTCATCCACCGCGCGCTGCACACGACCACCCCGGAGCCGACGGTGTCCTTCCGGGTGACCGTGCACGACGAGCGGCCCTTCCACGCCACCGTCCCGGCCCCCGCCGCCTAG
- a CDS encoding FcoT family thioesterase: MTETLIEPPRAASAAESRIRLANDPDLLAKVLRPYRSHTKYLQSATLTVSQDPVGGARISAACEFEIPESCYIDDTGHFNSVEFNICYNQMLYYTVAVAVREKLVAPFSGWTMDDYWTRQLANFLITDFRSAFKHEMRGRVFRGEIEFADIAEWDGSDIRDPLVVLRTKCRYWDEYGGACQGEVRIAITDPPVHDGQVQQ; this comes from the coding sequence GTGACAGAAACGCTGATCGAACCGCCGCGGGCCGCGTCGGCCGCAGAGAGCCGGATCCGTCTCGCCAACGACCCGGACCTGCTCGCCAAGGTGCTGCGGCCGTACCGGTCGCATACCAAGTACCTGCAGTCGGCCACCCTGACGGTGTCCCAGGACCCGGTGGGCGGCGCCCGGATCTCCGCCGCCTGCGAGTTCGAGATTCCCGAGTCGTGCTACATCGACGACACCGGCCACTTCAACTCGGTCGAGTTCAATATCTGTTACAACCAGATGCTCTACTACACCGTGGCGGTGGCCGTCCGGGAGAAGCTCGTGGCGCCCTTCTCCGGCTGGACGATGGACGACTACTGGACCCGCCAGCTGGCCAACTTCCTGATCACCGACTTCCGCAGTGCGTTCAAGCACGAGATGCGCGGCCGTGTCTTCCGCGGGGAGATCGAGTTCGCCGACATCGCGGAGTGGGACGGCAGCGACATCCGGGATCCGCTCGTGGTGCTGCGTACCAAATGCCGCTACTGGGACGAATACGGCGGAGCGTGCCAAGGCGAGGTCCGGATCGCGATCACCGATCCACCGGTACACGACGGGCAGGTGCAGCAGTGA